The window TGCTGTCGTAAAGGAAAGCTACATTAGTGATTCAAACCTGCGAGTCCAGAAGGTACACAGCGCAAACAGTGAAATTTTTCCTTTTCAGATACTCAACAAAGTTACGCAGAACTGGAACATGAGTGAAGAGTTCAATCTGGCCTGCCAAAACAAGATGTGGAACCTTGGGTTAATTGTTTTCATGTAATGTTAAGCAATCTAGATATATCTGATTTTTCATAAAATAAGACATGCTACAGAACCACACGAGAAATAGATAAAGATGGCAACATGAACATGGTAGCGCATAAGTTTAATAAGGAAACTCATAATGATAGGCCCATGCAGGTGGTACGAATAGTAAACAGTCCAACTAACAAACAAGACACAATTAGAGCATGCAAACATTCATTAAGCATATTACCTGGGCAATCAAACACAAGATAGTCATCATCCAAGTAGTTCTCTAATtgttcatccaaccaatcatccaaATTGTCTTCAAGGTGCCTAAGGTTTCTTAAGGAAACAACAACTGCCAGCATTAAGATCCTAAAACATTAACTTTATGCCAATAAAGAGTGTTCACATCCTCTTGGAATTGTATAATTATAATAAGTTCAATCAGATCCTTGATTACAAATGGAGCTATTAATTGGACTACAGAGTATATATATCAACAGAGAAGCCTCTTATAAAATTCACATCATAGCAACGCCATAGTATCCAAAGTGTACAAAAGTGTACAAGTAGCATCCATGCAAATGACTTTACCAAATGGACCGGCAAATTCAAAGTATAATGGGATGCCATAGTATCTACTGTCCAGATAATAAATCATGCAATGCAAGTATAGCAATACTATTTGCTCTTGGAACATCTACGTGCACCTTTTGCTATTGAAAACAAAATAGAAGGCAGTTTAATTCTAGGCACAATGAAGAATTGCGGGATGTGCTATAAGACCAAATCCACTCCAGCAGCGTAACGTTGCACCTCCAACCCGCTTATAAGTACCAATACAGAACAGAAATACATTGCAGATTATATACCATAAGGGGTCACTTCATAACTAAATAGCTTGGAAGACAGCAATCAACAACAAATCAACATGCTTTCAAACAACAGGATACTCCATGCAATAGATGAGGCCGCCATTTGGTCCCATCCCAAGCTCCTCCATGACATCGTCCAGCGATATGAGCTCTCTAATGTCTACAAAAATACCAAACAGATGTGAGTAAGAGCCATATGTAAGATTAAAAAAAAAGTGCACAACAGCGTGCAGGCATTCTTACCAGTAGATACAGGATAGCTGAAGTGCTCTGCAGCTGGATCCAGGTTGACCATATGAATCCTCCTGCCCACCGTCTCGCAATGTTGATACAGACCAGAGCAGTAGGTCGACTGCATATGATTAACAACGGTCAGAAAACACTATTTCTCAGCTTCTCCACAACCATATTCTAACCTCCCGTACAACCCACTTCAATCAGTCAAATTCTTTGGAATACATACTAACATACATACAGGTATAGTCACAAAGCAGATGAGTACATTACTTCGTCTGAAATGAAATCACGTATAAACAGGGACCAAACCTCATAAAAACAGCACAAATTTAGCATTGAAACAAAGCAGGAGCACACAACCATGCGAAATTAGCACTGGTCAGAGTGACGAACCAATTCGTCCCCAATCAAATTAGCTCTGGAGACTGCATTAAGCATGGAGAGAAAGAGGAAGCGGGCGGGAATCGGAGACAATCACCTTGCCGCTGCCGGCGGGGCCGATGACGAGCTGCGCGAAACCCATGGTCGGCGTCGGGCTACCGAAGGATTGGGNNNNNNNNNNNNNNNNNNNNNNNNNNNNNNNNNNNNNNNNNNNNNNNNNNNNNNNNNNNNNNNNNNNNNNNNNNNNNNNNNNNNNNNNNNNNNNNNNNNNNNNNNNNNNNNNNNNNNNNNNNNNNNNNNNNNNNNNNNNNNNNNNNNNNNNNNNNNNNNNNNNNNNNNNNNNNNNNNNNNNNNNNNNNNNNNNNNNNNNNNNNNNNNNNNNNNNNNNNNNNNNNNNNNNNNNNNNNNNNNNNNNNNNNNNNNNNNNNNNNNNNNNNNNNNNNNNNNNNNNNNNNNNNNNNNNNNNNNNNNNNNNNNNNNNNNNNNNNNNNNNNNNNNNNNNNNNNNNNNNNNNNNNNNNNNNNNNNNNNNNNNNNNNNNNNNNNNNNNNNNNNNNNNNNNNNNNNNNNNNNNNNNNNNNNNNNNNNNNNNNNNNNNNNNNNNNNNNNNNNNNNNNNNNNNNNNNNNNNNNNNNNNNNNNNNNNNNNNNNNNNNNNNNNNNNNNNNNNNNNNNNNNNNNNNNNNNNNNNNNNNNNNNNNNNNNNNNNNNNNNNNNNNNNNNNNNNNNNNNNNNNNNNNNNNNNNNNNNNNNNNNNNNNNNNNNNNNNNNNNNNNNNNNNNNNNNNNGCACCAGATGAGGGCTGCGAGGAAAATCCCGACGAGGGTCATCGCAGACTGGCTGGTGTACGCTGGGGAGGTCGCCGAGCTGCGGGGTGGGCTTCGGAGGGAAGGcgagggggaggggggcggcggggggtgcggccggcgcgacggttgtcggggTGGGTGGCGTGCCTGTCGGCGGCAGGCACACAGCGGGAGTGGCGGCGTGGAGGGAAGAGAGATTCTAGCGCTGACAGCTCACATAGCCCATATTGATTGCCGCCTCAACGGTGGGCTTTAATGAGCCGGCCTCTGGCACGGCCCACTAGCACATATTTCATTTGTATCTAAAAAATTAAAAACCACTCAAGAAATCTAAAAAAGGAATTTCTTGAATTATTTTGAAAATGTTGTAAGAAAATAGGTTTAGTAATATAAAAACATaaatgtccatagaatcgaaggtaaatgttcctatattttaaattttattTATTAAACTAAATATAAGTTTTTATATATTTTAGAAATGCTCACCATATATCTCATATTTACAAAATGTTTTCGCATACAAAAAAATATTCATATTTTGATAAAAATTCGGAATATATTTTCATGCGTGTGTGAATATATGTTCACGTAATCTAAAAGGTATTCATGTATATtctgaaacaaaataaaaatacacaaaatgaaaaaatatagaaAAAGTAAACAAAAAATACAGGAAcagaaagaaacaaataaaataGTATAAATAAAAGGTAATCTCATGACAATAAATGCTAGATATGACACTAGAAAGGCAATCCGTTGTAAAATGACATCTACAATGATTGATAACACGGTGTTCTCTCATATATTGCATGTCATTGACACAAGGGAAGAAAACATGTTATACAATGGATTATGCTAGTGACGATCTAACATGTTTCATTGCCTTCTCTAAAAGACGTGGAATACATAAGAAAATACCGCCTTATCAACCACTGTAAACATGCCCTGAATAATTGTCGTAACTATTTAGAAGTAATAAAAAGGTAAGAAAGAAATAAAAATGAGAAGGaggcaaaaaaaagaaataaaaataaataggCTATAAATTTTAAGAAACAAGAATAATCATCTAAAGAGAAATCCAAGATCATGCATATACCCACCACCCCCCAGGTTGGCCATGCATGCAACTTCCGTTCATGAGGTCAGATGGACGCGACTTAATTTGTCAGCGGTTTGTTCTCTTGTTCTTTCGGACTTTTCCTGGCATGTCCGCCTTCACCTACCCGCACGTACGCCCGCATCCGTCCGTGCAACTGGAGTGATGCGACAGGAGTGACCATGGCCCATGGGATTGGAAGCTGAGCCGAGATTGCATCACACCCGCCACACGCAGTCTCGGAAAAAGTATCCACCTTGAAGGTGACAGCTTCTAGAAAGAGCTTCTTTTTGCTTTCCTGCATGCATGGTTGCATCTCTCATGAACATCGACCACCCACCCTTGCAAGTTATCCCTATCGGCTCAAATGGAATCAGACTAGAAACTGTCTTGATGCCTTACAAATGAAGTGAGTGCTCCtgccgtaaacaaatataaaaccttTTAGATCATTATTTTAGTAATCTAGAAGTATTTCTAACTGAGGGAGTATATATAAGTACCATATAAGTAGCATCAACAACAAAAGGGGGTCATGTTTTTTGAACAACAACATTGGAAGAGTTGCTACTGTTGATTTACATGATGAAAGCATCAAAGATGCATGAGTGAGTCAAAGAGGTCTCACGAATCAACTCGGACTAGCTAGCACACCCAGACTACATATCCTGAAAGAACAAGATCGAAAGAACAATATCAACCAGCACCATCATGCTCCTGCACATGGTTGGCGAACCACTACACCAATACAGCCCTTCCGAAAAGATTGCAACGCGAAATGTCTAACAACTGCATTTTAGCCGCGCTCTTTAGAAAAATGGGATTTCTTTTGAGAAGAaacctgaacaaattttgaatgccCACAGATTTTAAAAAACTTCACGAATTAGAAAAAAAATCATGTATTCAAAAAACATTGACGAattcaaaaagttcataaaaattggaaaaagttcatcgattttcaaaaaaaaacacaaattttgaaaaagttcatcgattttgaaaaaacatTCATCgacttttgaaaaagttcatcgtttttgaaaaaagttcatcgactttgaaaaaagttcatcaaatttgaaaaaagttcatcaaatttgaaaaaaagttcatcaattttgcgaaaacttcattgattttgaaaaaaggtcACCGAATTTCaataaaagttcatggaatttgaaaaggttcatcaaAATTTGAATAAAAATCATCAAAATATGAAAAATAGTCCACCGAATTTGGAAAACAgttattgaatttgaaaaaagtgcatcgaaattggaaaaaagttcatagaatttcaaaaaagttcatcaaaatttgaaaaatagttcaccgAATTTGACAAGCCAACTCattgaattttaaaaagttcatcaaaaattgAAAACCATTCATCAATTTTGCAGAGAAAAACCATGAAGAAAGAAAGTTTT is drawn from Triticum dicoccoides isolate Atlit2015 ecotype Zavitan chromosome 4A, WEW_v2.0, whole genome shotgun sequence and contains these coding sequences:
- the LOC119286880 gene encoding GPN-loop GTPase 3-like, yielding MGFAQLVIGPAGSGKSTYCSGLYQHCETVGRRIHMVNLDPAAEHFSYPVSTDIRELISLDDVMEELGMGPNGGLIYCMEHLEDNLDDWLDEQLENYLDDDYLVFDCPGQIELFTHVPVLRNFVEYLKRKNFTVCAVYLLDSQFVSDVTKYISGCMASLSAMIQLELPHINILSKMDLVSNKKDVEDYLNPEAQVLLSQLNRQMAPRFHKLNKALAELVDDYNMVNFIPLDLRKESSIQYVLSNIDNCIQYGEDADVKVRDFIPEEED